In Haloterrigena turkmenica DSM 5511, a single genomic region encodes these proteins:
- a CDS encoding winged helix-turn-helix domain-containing protein: MRKSGTWMTIWDDRILETLRKEGGKPVGELAEEDGIRISHSSVSRRCKKLAEHGLLTPLGNGVYTITDSGKAYLDEEYDAENDVYLNGNGSRDGQTASQTSES; encoded by the coding sequence ATGAGAAAATCGGGAACATGGATGACGATCTGGGACGATCGAATTCTCGAGACGCTACGGAAAGAAGGGGGGAAACCAGTCGGAGAGTTAGCGGAAGAAGACGGTATTAGAATCTCTCACTCCTCTGTTTCTCGCCGGTGTAAAAAACTCGCAGAGCATGGACTCTTGACTCCCCTCGGAAATGGAGTCTACACGATCACAGACAGCGGGAAGGCGTATCTCGACGAAGAGTACGATGCTGAAAACGACGTCTACCTGAACGGAAACGGATCGAGAGACGGCCAAACTGCAAGTCAAACCTCTGAATCGTGA
- a CDS encoding tyrosine-type recombinase/integrase, translating into MSDDLEPITPREAVECYVAHREPELSEKTLQNHNYRLNSFVEWCEKVGLENLNDLSGRDLHRYRVWRQQDINLVTLRGQLATIRVFLEFCASIDAVESGMRERVKLPEVDRDEDARDELLEPEQAEKILGYLERYKRASREHVLVAILWHTGIRLGSLRAIDLEDYEPDGQCFWLRHRPGTGTPLKNQEPAERAIALDDYYCGVLDEYIRFHRHDITDDHGRQPLVTSDQGRLSSSQIRSEVYRLTQPCMIGDCPHDRDPMDCEARKYGHYSECPSSLSPHTIRRGAITHQLREGVPERIVSDRCDVSPEGLEHHYDRRTDRAKMEQRRDFIEDL; encoded by the coding sequence ATGAGCGACGATCTCGAGCCAATTACACCTCGAGAGGCGGTCGAATGCTACGTCGCTCACCGGGAGCCAGAGCTAAGCGAAAAGACCCTCCAGAATCACAACTACCGACTCAATTCCTTCGTCGAGTGGTGCGAAAAAGTCGGCCTCGAGAACCTCAACGACCTCTCCGGACGAGACTTACACCGTTACCGCGTCTGGCGCCAGCAGGACATCAACCTCGTCACGCTCCGCGGGCAACTGGCGACGATTCGCGTCTTCCTCGAGTTCTGTGCCTCGATCGATGCCGTTGAATCGGGAATGCGTGAACGGGTGAAACTTCCCGAGGTCGATCGCGATGAAGACGCACGTGACGAACTGCTTGAGCCCGAGCAGGCGGAGAAGATACTCGGCTATCTCGAGCGGTACAAGCGTGCGAGCCGCGAACACGTTCTCGTCGCGATCCTCTGGCATACGGGGATTCGCCTCGGGAGCCTCCGTGCGATCGATCTCGAGGACTACGAACCCGACGGACAGTGTTTCTGGCTCCGCCATCGACCCGGAACGGGAACGCCACTCAAGAATCAGGAACCGGCTGAACGGGCGATCGCACTCGACGACTACTACTGCGGTGTACTCGATGAGTACATCCGATTCCATCGGCACGACATCACTGATGACCACGGCCGCCAACCGCTGGTGACGAGCGATCAAGGTCGGTTGAGTTCGAGTCAGATTCGCTCGGAGGTGTACCGGCTCACCCAGCCCTGTATGATTGGGGACTGTCCCCACGATCGTGATCCGATGGACTGTGAGGCACGCAAGTACGGTCACTACTCGGAGTGTCCCAGTAGCCTCTCGCCACACACGATCCGACGCGGTGCGATCACCCATCAGCTCCGAGAAGGTGTCCCGGAGCGAATCGTTAGCGACCGGTGTGACGTTTCACCGGAGGGTCTCGAACACCACTACGACCGACGCACGGACCGAGCAAAGATGGAGCAGCGACGTGACTTCATCGAAGACCTCTAG